One window from the genome of Mycolicibacterium gadium encodes:
- a CDS encoding DUF899 domain-containing protein has protein sequence MKTPPIVSAGEWDAALNDMLVKEKEVQRARDALAAQRRRMPWTPVDKEYVFDGPDGKVSLLDLFDGRRQLIVYRAFIEPGTGGDDVPGHPGWPEHGCVGCSLMADHVPNLAHLNARDTTFVYVSRATQPDLERMKSKMGWQHPWYSLTDDFDKDFGVDLWHGTNAFIRDENDRVFRTYMISGRGDEVFVGTWNLLDMTALGRQENWEDSPEGYPQGPPYEWWRWNDTYAGRGHGPGGCCS, from the coding sequence ATGAAGACTCCACCCATTGTGTCGGCCGGGGAGTGGGATGCCGCCCTGAACGACATGCTCGTCAAGGAAAAGGAAGTTCAACGCGCCCGTGATGCCTTGGCCGCTCAGCGGCGTCGCATGCCCTGGACACCCGTTGACAAGGAGTACGTCTTCGACGGACCCGACGGCAAGGTGAGCCTTCTCGATCTGTTCGACGGCAGACGCCAGCTGATCGTCTATCGCGCGTTCATCGAACCAGGCACGGGCGGCGACGATGTCCCCGGGCACCCGGGCTGGCCCGAACACGGTTGTGTGGGTTGCTCATTGATGGCAGACCACGTGCCGAATCTCGCCCATCTGAACGCACGCGACACAACGTTCGTGTACGTGTCGCGTGCCACGCAACCCGACCTGGAGCGGATGAAGTCGAAGATGGGGTGGCAGCACCCGTGGTACTCGCTGACCGATGACTTCGACAAGGACTTCGGTGTCGACCTCTGGCACGGCACCAACGCCTTCATCCGCGACGAGAACGACCGTGTCTTCCGCACCTACATGATCTCCGGCCGCGGAGACGAAGTGTTCGTCGGCACCTGGAATCTGCTCGACATGACCGCGCTTGGGCGGCAAGAGAATTGGGAAGACTCGCCCGAGGGCTACCCGCAGGGTCCGCCCTATGAGTGGTGGCGCTGGAACGACACTTACGCCGGGCGGGGCCACGGCCCCGGCGGATGCTGCTCCTAG
- a CDS encoding glutamine amidotransferase — protein sequence MRHPAGSDGSRGVVLSAPFLLLSIRGEDEAADDEYAAVMRFAGLDSTGVHRIRLTHQELGTIDLADWSGIILGGGPYNVSDAAEMKSATQQRVESELFALIGRIVDEDFPFLGCCYGVGTLGTVIGAGIDRTYPEPVGGMSITVTDAGRADPLFAELPDVFDAYGGHKECAATLPDDAACLATSPQCPVQAFRVGENVYATQFHPELDLGGIYTRVEAYKNHGYFAPESAEQLKTEARQWNVRYPHTILRRFAERYA from the coding sequence ATGCGACACCCCGCGGGCTCTGACGGCTCGCGGGGTGTCGTGCTATCTGCACCATTCCTGCTGTTGTCGATCCGCGGCGAGGATGAGGCGGCCGACGACGAGTACGCCGCGGTGATGCGCTTCGCCGGTCTGGATTCGACGGGTGTGCACCGCATCCGGCTCACTCACCAGGAACTGGGCACCATTGATCTCGCCGACTGGTCGGGCATCATCCTGGGTGGCGGGCCATACAACGTCAGCGACGCGGCCGAGATGAAATCCGCGACGCAGCAGCGTGTCGAGTCCGAGCTGTTCGCGTTGATCGGGCGCATCGTCGATGAGGACTTCCCGTTTCTCGGCTGCTGTTACGGCGTCGGCACGCTGGGTACCGTCATCGGCGCGGGGATCGATCGCACGTATCCGGAACCGGTGGGCGGCATGTCGATCACGGTCACCGACGCTGGTCGAGCCGATCCCCTGTTCGCCGAGCTGCCCGACGTCTTCGACGCCTACGGCGGGCACAAGGAGTGCGCGGCAACGCTGCCGGACGACGCGGCGTGTCTGGCCACCTCGCCGCAATGCCCGGTCCAGGCCTTCCGGGTCGGCGAGAACGTCTATGCCACGCAGTTCCATCCCGAACTCGACCTCGGCGGCATCTACACCCGCGTCGAGGCCTACAAGAATCACGGCTACTTCGCCCCCGAGTCGGCCGAGCAGCTCAAAACCGAAGCGCGGCAATGGAATGTCCGCTATCCGCACACGATTCTGCGGCGGTTCGCCGAGCGCTATGCATAA
- the katG gene encoding catalase/peroxidase HPI → MSDSPDAKPPSPEKPTASSGSESENPVIDTPKPKAHAPRTNQDWWPDQVDVSKLHARGSFSNPYGDDFNYAEEFAKLDPEALKADVLSVITTSQDWWPADYGSYAGLFIRMSWHAAGTYRIYDGRGGGGEGMQRFAPLNSWPDNANLDKARRLLWPVKQKYGNKISWADLLVFAGNVALESAGFETFGFGFGRPDVWEPVEILFGEEDEWLGTDKRYSGERDLAEPYGATTMGLIYVNPEGPEGKPDPIAAAVDIKETFGRMAMNVEETAALIVGGHTLGKTHGAGPDEGMGPEPEGAPIEQQGLGWKCPFGSGKAGDTVTSGLEVVWTDKPTQWSNRYLEILYGHEWELTKSPAGAWQFEAKDAEAIIPDPFGGPNRKPTMLVTDVSMREDPEFGAITRRWLDHPEELNEAFAKAWYKLLHRDMGPISRYIGPWVAEPQLWQDPVPAVEGELIDESDIKSLKAKLLDSGLTVQQLVKTAWSSAASFRSTDKRGGANGARIRLEPQKNWEANEPSELAKVLPVLEKIQQEFNAGGKNVSLADLIVLGGSAAVEKAAKDAGFEIDVHFAPGRTDATQEDTDVESFAVLEPRWDGLRNFVRPGEKAPLEQLLMEKAILLGVTAPELTALVGGLRALNVNHGGSKHGVFTDKPGVLTNDFFVNLLDMNTQWKSGMAEHVYEGTDRASGQLKWTATANDLVFGSNSQLRALAEHYAQDDNKQKFVEDFVAAWVKIMNNDRFDLA, encoded by the coding sequence GTGTCTGATTCACCTGACGCCAAGCCGCCGTCACCCGAGAAGCCCACGGCGAGCAGCGGAAGCGAGAGTGAAAACCCCGTAATCGATACGCCGAAGCCGAAGGCGCACGCGCCCCGAACCAACCAGGATTGGTGGCCCGACCAGGTCGACGTGTCGAAGCTGCACGCCCGCGGCTCCTTCTCCAACCCCTACGGCGACGATTTCAACTACGCCGAGGAGTTCGCCAAGCTCGACCCCGAGGCGCTGAAGGCCGACGTGCTTTCGGTCATCACCACGTCGCAGGACTGGTGGCCCGCCGACTACGGCAGCTACGCCGGCCTCTTCATCCGCATGAGCTGGCACGCCGCCGGTACCTACCGCATCTACGACGGACGCGGCGGCGGCGGCGAGGGGATGCAGCGCTTCGCGCCGCTGAACAGCTGGCCGGACAACGCCAACCTGGACAAGGCGCGTCGTCTGCTGTGGCCCGTCAAACAGAAGTACGGCAACAAGATCTCGTGGGCCGACCTGCTGGTCTTCGCCGGCAACGTGGCGCTGGAGTCGGCCGGCTTCGAGACCTTCGGTTTCGGCTTCGGCCGGCCCGACGTGTGGGAGCCCGTCGAGATCCTCTTCGGCGAAGAGGACGAATGGCTCGGCACCGACAAGAGGTACTCCGGTGAGCGCGATCTCGCCGAACCTTACGGCGCGACCACGATGGGCTTGATCTACGTCAATCCCGAAGGGCCCGAAGGTAAGCCGGATCCGATCGCCGCTGCGGTCGACATCAAGGAGACCTTCGGCCGGATGGCCATGAACGTCGAGGAGACCGCCGCGTTGATCGTCGGTGGCCACACGCTGGGCAAGACCCACGGCGCCGGCCCGGACGAAGGCATGGGCCCCGAACCCGAGGGCGCTCCGATCGAGCAGCAGGGCCTGGGCTGGAAGTGCCCGTTCGGCTCGGGCAAGGCCGGCGACACGGTCACCAGCGGGCTCGAGGTGGTCTGGACGGACAAGCCCACCCAGTGGAGCAACCGCTACCTGGAGATCCTGTACGGCCACGAGTGGGAGCTGACCAAGAGCCCCGCGGGCGCATGGCAGTTCGAGGCCAAGGACGCCGAGGCGATCATCCCCGATCCGTTCGGTGGGCCAAACCGCAAGCCGACGATGTTGGTCACCGACGTCTCCATGCGGGAGGACCCCGAATTCGGCGCGATCACCCGTCGCTGGCTCGACCACCCCGAGGAACTCAACGAGGCCTTCGCCAAGGCCTGGTACAAGCTGCTGCATCGCGACATGGGTCCGATCAGCCGTTACATCGGCCCGTGGGTCGCCGAGCCGCAGCTGTGGCAGGACCCGGTTCCCGCCGTCGAGGGCGAGCTGATCGACGAGTCGGACATCAAGTCGCTCAAGGCCAAGCTGCTCGACTCGGGACTGACCGTGCAGCAGTTGGTCAAGACGGCATGGTCGTCTGCCGCCAGTTTCCGCAGCACCGACAAGCGCGGTGGTGCCAACGGTGCGCGGATTCGCCTTGAGCCGCAGAAGAACTGGGAGGCCAACGAGCCGTCCGAGTTGGCCAAGGTGCTGCCGGTGCTGGAGAAGATCCAGCAGGAGTTCAACGCCGGTGGCAAGAACGTGTCGCTGGCCGACCTGATCGTGCTGGGCGGCTCGGCGGCGGTCGAGAAGGCGGCCAAGGATGCCGGCTTCGAAATCGACGTCCACTTCGCGCCGGGTCGCACCGACGCGACGCAGGAGGACACCGACGTGGAGTCGTTCGCGGTGCTCGAGCCGCGGTGGGACGGGTTGCGCAACTTCGTGCGCCCGGGCGAGAAGGCTCCGCTGGAGCAGCTGCTGATGGAGAAGGCGATCCTGCTTGGGGTGACGGCTCCCGAACTGACGGCGCTGGTCGGCGGCCTCCGGGCACTCAACGTCAACCACGGCGGCAGCAAGCACGGCGTGTTCACCGACAAGCCGGGTGTGCTGACCAACGACTTCTTCGTCAACCTGCTCGATATGAACACGCAGTGGAAGTCGGGGATGGCCGAGCACGTCTACGAGGGCACCGACCGTGCGTCGGGCCAGCTCAAGTGGACCGCGACCGCCAATGATCTGGTGTTCGGCTCGAATTCGCAGCTGCGGGCGCTCGCCGAGCACTACGCCCAGGACGACAACAAGCAGAAGTTCGTCGAGGACTTCGTCGCCGCGTGGGTGAAGATCATGAACAACGACCGGTTCGATCTGGCCTAA
- a CDS encoding acyltransferase family protein: MRTGEIKALSGLRIVAALWVVLFHFRPLLEQAAPGFRSALAPVLDCGAQGVDLFFILSGFVLTWNYLDRMGDSFLWRSTLHFLWLRLSRVWPVYLVTMHLAALWIIFTLNIGHVPSEAAGSLTAMNYVRQFLLVQLWFAPYFDGTSWDGPAWSISAEWLAYLLFGALILVIFRIAGATRARGLFFLAVAASLPPVMLLMATGLFYTPWSWLPRIIMQFTAGALVCAAVRKLAPSDRVRKGAGIASLLLAAAIVGILYWLDANPVPTIHDSAGLVDVLFVPLVSTLSIGAGTLPALLSLRPMVYLGHMSFSLYMVHELVHTTWNWMVLQFELQLGPDLAGKAVLLALFAVAIAGAVLLYHLVEEPARKWMRSMMKPPRDARQDSGHGRLQTIEGQRGDRTPVVSARAG, encoded by the coding sequence GTGCGTACCGGCGAGATCAAGGCCCTGTCCGGATTGCGCATCGTCGCAGCGCTGTGGGTCGTGCTCTTTCACTTCCGCCCGCTGCTCGAGCAGGCCGCCCCGGGATTCAGGTCGGCGCTCGCGCCGGTGCTCGACTGTGGCGCCCAGGGCGTCGATCTGTTCTTCATCCTCAGCGGGTTCGTGCTGACGTGGAACTATCTCGACCGGATGGGCGATTCCTTTTTGTGGCGGTCCACGCTGCACTTCCTTTGGTTGCGGCTCTCGCGCGTGTGGCCCGTCTACCTGGTGACGATGCATCTGGCAGCGCTGTGGATCATCTTCACGCTCAACATCGGACATGTTCCGTCAGAGGCCGCCGGATCGCTCACGGCGATGAATTACGTCCGGCAGTTCCTGCTCGTGCAGCTGTGGTTCGCGCCCTACTTCGACGGCACCAGCTGGGACGGACCCGCCTGGTCGATCAGCGCCGAATGGCTGGCGTACCTCCTGTTCGGCGCGTTAATCCTGGTGATCTTCCGCATCGCCGGCGCGACGCGGGCGAGGGGCCTGTTCTTCCTCGCCGTCGCCGCATCGCTGCCCCCGGTGATGCTGCTGATGGCTACCGGCCTGTTCTACACACCATGGAGCTGGTTGCCGCGGATCATCATGCAGTTCACCGCGGGGGCGCTGGTGTGCGCGGCCGTGCGCAAGCTGGCACCGAGCGATCGGGTCCGCAAGGGTGCCGGTATCGCGTCACTTCTCCTCGCGGCGGCCATCGTCGGCATCCTGTACTGGCTGGACGCCAATCCCGTCCCGACGATCCATGACTCGGCCGGCTTGGTCGACGTGCTGTTCGTCCCGCTGGTGTCGACCCTGTCGATCGGTGCGGGCACCTTGCCGGCCCTGCTGTCCCTTCGTCCGATGGTCTACCTCGGACACATGTCATTCAGCCTCTACATGGTTCACGAGTTGGTGCACACGACATGGAATTGGATGGTTCTGCAGTTCGAACTGCAGCTCGGCCCCGACCTCGCGGGCAAGGCGGTGCTGTTGGCACTGTTCGCGGTTGCGATCGCGGGCGCGGTGCTGCTGTACCACCTCGTCGAGGAGCCCGCTCGCAAGTGGATGCGCAGCATGATGAAGCCGCCCCGCGACGCGCGCCAGGACTCTGGCCACGGCAGGCTGCAGACCATCGAAGGTCAGCGTGGGGATCGCACACCTGTGGTGTCCGCGCGTGCGGGATGA
- a CDS encoding Fur family transcriptional regulator: MVVVAPTTDFSEQLRLADLRVTRPRLAVLEAVCVHPHADTETIFSAVRVNLPDVSRQAVYDVLAALTAANLIRRIQPSGSVSRYESRVGDNHHHVVCRSCGVIADVDCAVGDTPCLTPSDPDGSLDGFVLDEAEVIYWGLCPDCSASETSRSHT, encoded by the coding sequence ATGGTCGTCGTGGCGCCCACGACGGATTTCTCGGAGCAACTGCGGCTCGCAGACCTCCGCGTCACCCGTCCCCGCCTCGCTGTCCTGGAGGCGGTCTGTGTGCACCCGCACGCCGATACCGAGACGATCTTCTCCGCGGTGCGGGTCAATCTTCCCGACGTGTCCCGTCAAGCGGTGTACGACGTGCTCGCGGCGTTGACCGCCGCGAATTTGATTCGGCGCATCCAGCCATCGGGCTCCGTCTCGCGCTACGAGTCGCGCGTCGGCGACAACCACCACCACGTCGTGTGCCGCTCGTGTGGGGTCATCGCCGACGTCGACTGCGCCGTCGGCGACACCCCCTGCCTGACACCGTCCGATCCGGACGGATCCCTCGACGGTTTCGTCCTGGACGAGGCCGAGGTCATCTACTGGGGCCTGTGCCCAGATTGTTCCGCATCAGAAACGTCGCGATCACATACGTGA
- a CDS encoding esterase: METVEYAPGRFADVYGDPAQRTVLMWHGAQVDARATMGPLAERVADRGAGVVVPDWNSRAADRGRADLLGSLGFVRARWTTPIVLVGWSLGGAAAAGATIHAAEFEFELAQTVCLAGAFMVAESVSGQTLPTDLTDFGTGAPFTLMHGVHDQIIPVDVSRDFAAILRRNGWPVELTELPTDHAAIAGAAYDEAGDRYLPASDAQALVIAEAVAEKIANIARAERL; the protein is encoded by the coding sequence ATGGAGACGGTCGAATACGCACCAGGTCGGTTTGCAGATGTATACGGTGATCCCGCGCAACGCACGGTCCTGATGTGGCATGGTGCGCAGGTCGACGCGCGAGCCACGATGGGCCCGCTCGCCGAAAGGGTTGCCGACCGGGGCGCCGGTGTCGTCGTGCCGGACTGGAATTCCCGAGCCGCAGACCGCGGTCGTGCCGACCTCCTGGGATCGCTGGGGTTCGTCCGTGCGCGGTGGACGACACCGATCGTCCTGGTCGGTTGGTCACTCGGTGGAGCAGCGGCCGCGGGCGCGACGATCCACGCGGCCGAGTTCGAATTCGAACTGGCACAGACGGTTTGCCTTGCGGGCGCGTTCATGGTCGCAGAGTCGGTTTCCGGACAGACGCTGCCGACCGACCTGACGGATTTCGGCACGGGTGCCCCGTTCACGCTGATGCACGGCGTCCACGATCAGATCATTCCGGTCGATGTCAGCCGTGATTTCGCTGCGATACTTCGACGCAACGGATGGCCCGTCGAGCTCACCGAACTGCCGACGGATCACGCTGCGATCGCGGGGGCGGCCTACGACGAGGCCGGCGACCGCTACCTACCCGCAAGCGATGCTCAGGCGCTGGTCATTGCGGAGGCTGTGGCGGAGAAGATCGCGAATATTGCTCGCGCAGAGCGCCTTTGA
- a CDS encoding glycosyltransferase has product MGRIVVAASSLSGHVLPMMRIGAHLQRIGHDIIVISAPDFRDDVEGAGLRLVPLGPDARVRPPSQQQRIPMPSLLRRYLLGLAELESTFVSPLAAQYDALEQVLAEEPVDVVLADLTFTGVLALLLRDRPRPEVFTIGVGPVTLSSADTPPFGMAWAPRPGMDYDGVHRVVQGLMLRGVQKSLNRELEALGARPSPVGLVDWPRLADRLVQLTVPTFEYPRQDLPGSVDFVGPVLPDEVGAFDAPDWWPEVLAARTVVHVTQGTFDNHDHDRLIGATASALKEMDIVVVATTGRPFECTDMPPNVFVAEWLPYAALLPHVDVMVTNGGYGGVQHALRYGIPLIVAGESSDKAEVAARVAYTGVGVNLGTDAPSPARIRAAVEHVLARPDYGAAAQRIGSDIVGSRALDSIGSLVSGVTQLSSLKGALREQYSRSSPPQPPQ; this is encoded by the coding sequence TTGGGTCGCATTGTCGTCGCCGCCAGCTCGCTGTCTGGGCATGTCCTTCCGATGATGCGCATCGGTGCGCACCTTCAGAGAATCGGCCACGACATCATCGTCATCTCGGCGCCCGATTTTCGGGATGACGTCGAGGGTGCCGGGCTGCGTCTGGTACCTCTTGGACCGGACGCCCGCGTCCGGCCGCCGTCCCAACAGCAACGCATCCCAATGCCAAGTCTTCTGCGCCGCTATCTGCTCGGGCTCGCAGAGTTGGAATCGACATTCGTGTCACCGCTGGCTGCCCAATACGACGCGCTCGAGCAGGTGCTGGCCGAGGAGCCGGTGGATGTCGTACTGGCTGATCTGACCTTCACCGGGGTGCTTGCCCTATTACTCAGAGATCGGCCAAGGCCCGAGGTGTTCACGATCGGGGTCGGGCCGGTCACTCTGTCGAGTGCGGACACGCCACCGTTCGGAATGGCTTGGGCGCCGCGCCCCGGCATGGATTACGACGGCGTCCACCGCGTTGTGCAGGGACTCATGCTGCGGGGCGTACAGAAGTCGTTGAATCGTGAACTCGAAGCGCTTGGAGCACGGCCGTCGCCCGTCGGCCTCGTCGACTGGCCGCGACTGGCTGACCGACTGGTCCAACTGACCGTGCCGACGTTCGAGTACCCGCGCCAGGATCTGCCCGGCTCCGTCGATTTCGTCGGCCCGGTGCTACCCGACGAAGTCGGAGCGTTCGACGCGCCGGATTGGTGGCCTGAGGTCCTGGCCGCGCGGACTGTCGTGCACGTCACCCAGGGGACGTTCGACAACCACGACCACGACCGGCTGATCGGAGCGACAGCCTCCGCACTGAAAGAAATGGACATCGTCGTCGTGGCGACCACGGGGCGACCGTTCGAATGCACCGACATGCCACCGAACGTCTTCGTCGCCGAATGGCTGCCCTATGCAGCGCTTCTACCTCATGTAGACGTCATGGTCACCAACGGCGGCTACGGTGGCGTGCAGCATGCGTTGCGCTACGGCATTCCGTTGATCGTCGCCGGAGAGTCGTCCGACAAGGCGGAGGTGGCCGCGCGTGTCGCGTACACAGGAGTCGGCGTCAACCTCGGTACCGACGCGCCTTCTCCTGCGCGGATCAGGGCGGCCGTCGAGCACGTCCTCGCGAGGCCCGACTATGGCGCTGCGGCCCAACGCATCGGCTCCGACATCGTGGGATCGCGGGCGCTCGACAGTATTGGCTCGCTGGTCAGCGGTGTGACGCAACTGAGCAGCCTCAAAGGCGCTCTGCGCGAGCAATATTCGCGATCTTCTCCGCCACAGCCTCCGCAATGA
- a CDS encoding MBL fold metallo-hydrolase, protein MATLTKIKDDLYQTRMDSPFPGLTTHAYLWRRPAGNVLFYSPAGDADFDAIDALGGVKAQYLSHLDEAGPNLARIAERFGRRLHAPAAELEEVSAHGSVDVPLEPVRHVDANDVEVLPTPGHSPGSTCYLVTGAGGHRYLFTGDTIFPASDGTWSTFVVPGRGDGAAMRDSIKLLSTIEPDIVISSAFAGDTAVEAVDATRWSEIIDQALASVKS, encoded by the coding sequence ATGGCTACTTTGACGAAGATCAAGGACGATCTCTATCAAACCCGGATGGACTCGCCCTTCCCCGGCTTGACCACTCATGCCTACCTGTGGCGGCGGCCCGCGGGGAATGTGCTGTTCTACAGTCCGGCCGGCGATGCGGATTTCGACGCGATCGACGCACTGGGCGGAGTCAAGGCTCAGTACCTGTCGCATCTCGACGAGGCGGGCCCGAACCTGGCCCGGATCGCCGAACGCTTCGGCCGCCGGTTACACGCTCCCGCTGCCGAACTGGAAGAGGTGAGCGCACACGGCTCGGTCGACGTACCGCTGGAGCCGGTGCGACATGTCGATGCGAACGACGTGGAAGTGCTTCCCACACCGGGTCATTCACCCGGAAGTACCTGTTACCTCGTGACAGGCGCGGGCGGTCACCGCTATCTCTTCACCGGCGACACCATATTTCCCGCCAGTGACGGCACCTGGTCGACCTTTGTAGTGCCCGGTCGAGGCGATGGGGCGGCAATGCGGGACAGCATCAAGCTGCTGAGCACCATCGAGCCCGACATCGTGATCTCGAGCGCCTTCGCCGGCGACACGGCGGTCGAAGCCGTCGACGCGACGCGGTGGTCGGAGATCATCGACCAAGCACTGGCGAGCGTGAAGTCCTAG
- a CDS encoding sensor histidine kinase, with translation MKLGERVFELLTRVLSLRVIVIVAALSVVALVITLGAWVWFGVTNDQYSQLDRRLDSVSSLGDISTLLQTAQQEGADQPQAPDGNVVRTARVDGVTVSMPREVVLPDFDVGYANTTIGGVEYRVRTFTAGDAKIAVGAPIAETQRRINELHRRVLLICGGVIIGTVLVGSVMWSIMINPFRLLAQQARAINAQSNPDEVKVRGVQEAVEIAEAVEGMLARIGDEQQRTRAALESARDFAAVASHELRTPLTAMRTNLEVLSTLEMRDDQRQEVIADVMRTQTRIEATLTALERLAQGELTTVDDFVPVDITELLDRAAHDAMRNYPDLAVSLGSSTTVLMVGLPAGLRLVIDNAITNAVKHGGATEICLSAVSSGEGVEIVVDDNGAGVPEEERAAIFERFSRGSTAARSGSGLGLALVAQQADLHGGTASMEASPMGGARLVLRLPGPS, from the coding sequence ATGAAACTCGGCGAGCGCGTCTTCGAACTGTTGACGCGTGTGCTGTCGCTGCGGGTGATCGTCATCGTCGCCGCGCTGTCGGTCGTGGCCTTGGTGATCACGCTCGGCGCGTGGGTCTGGTTCGGCGTAACGAACGACCAGTACAGCCAGCTGGATCGCCGCCTCGATTCGGTGAGCAGTCTGGGCGACATCAGCACGCTGCTGCAAACCGCGCAACAGGAGGGTGCCGATCAGCCCCAGGCGCCGGACGGCAACGTCGTGCGTACCGCGCGTGTCGACGGCGTAACCGTGTCGATGCCTCGCGAAGTGGTGCTGCCTGATTTCGACGTTGGCTACGCCAACACGACCATCGGCGGCGTCGAGTACCGCGTCCGCACGTTCACCGCCGGCGACGCGAAGATCGCGGTGGGTGCTCCGATCGCCGAAACGCAGCGCCGAATCAATGAACTGCACCGGCGGGTGCTGCTGATCTGCGGCGGCGTGATCATCGGTACCGTCCTGGTCGGCTCGGTGATGTGGTCGATCATGATCAATCCCTTCCGGCTGCTGGCACAGCAGGCGCGCGCGATCAACGCGCAGTCCAATCCCGATGAAGTCAAAGTGCGCGGTGTGCAGGAAGCGGTGGAGATCGCCGAGGCCGTCGAGGGAATGCTTGCCCGCATCGGCGACGAGCAGCAGCGCACCAGGGCGGCACTCGAATCAGCTCGGGACTTCGCCGCCGTGGCCTCCCACGAATTGCGTACGCCGCTGACGGCTATGCGCACCAACCTCGAGGTGTTGTCCACCCTCGAGATGCGTGACGATCAACGCCAAGAGGTCATCGCCGACGTCATGCGCACCCAGACCCGTATCGAGGCGACGCTCACTGCGCTGGAGCGCCTCGCGCAGGGCGAGTTGACCACCGTCGACGACTTCGTGCCCGTCGACATCACCGAGCTGCTGGATCGTGCGGCGCATGACGCGATGCGCAACTACCCCGATCTGGCCGTCTCGCTCGGATCGTCGACCACGGTGCTGATGGTGGGCCTGCCCGCCGGCTTGCGGCTGGTCATCGACAACGCCATCACGAACGCTGTCAAGCACGGCGGCGCAACCGAGATCTGCCTCAGTGCGGTCAGTTCCGGTGAGGGTGTGGAGATCGTCGTCGATGACAACGGCGCCGGTGTGCCGGAGGAGGAGCGCGCCGCCATCTTCGAGCGGTTCTCCCGCGGGTCGACGGCCGCGCGGTCCGGTTCAGGACTCGGGCTTGCGCTCGTGGCCCAGCAGGCGGACCTGCACGGCGGCACGGCGTCGATGGAGGCCAGCCCCATGGGAGGCGCGCGGCTGGTGCTGCGGCTACCGGGGCCGAGTTAG
- a CDS encoding Rv0518 family GDSL lipase, whose protein sequence is MRRFVTVMIALALLVGAGVGRPIRMGYNGSDDVMTLNSSVNRIAVVGDSYTTGTDLGGLGPTGWTARAWDELASYRMPISADVGAEGGAGYGTRGNRGGLFEDLTARTVKPDDELIVFFGSRNDLDVDPAQLSILAYGTFQLARRIAPSATFLVIGPPWPTVNPPANLVRIRDALQYQAGVAGATFVDPIAERWFVGKPGLIGSDGVHPTDAGHQYMADKIAPLIAAQLPVRL, encoded by the coding sequence GTGAGGCGGTTCGTCACGGTCATGATTGCGCTGGCACTGCTGGTCGGCGCGGGCGTTGGGCGCCCAATAAGGATGGGCTACAACGGCTCCGACGATGTTATGACGTTGAATTCGTCGGTGAATCGGATCGCGGTCGTCGGCGATTCCTACACGACGGGTACCGACCTCGGCGGCCTCGGCCCGACCGGGTGGACCGCCCGTGCCTGGGACGAGCTTGCGTCGTATCGGATGCCGATCTCGGCGGACGTCGGCGCCGAGGGGGGTGCTGGATACGGGACGCGAGGTAACCGGGGCGGTCTGTTCGAGGATCTGACGGCGCGGACAGTCAAGCCCGATGACGAGCTCATCGTGTTCTTCGGCTCCCGTAACGACCTGGACGTTGATCCCGCGCAGCTGTCGATCCTGGCGTACGGCACTTTCCAATTGGCCCGCCGCATCGCGCCGTCGGCGACGTTCCTGGTTATCGGGCCCCCGTGGCCGACCGTCAATCCGCCCGCGAACCTCGTGCGGATTCGCGACGCACTTCAGTATCAGGCCGGCGTCGCCGGCGCGACGTTCGTCGACCCCATAGCTGAACGCTGGTTCGTCGGGAAACCCGGATTGATCGGCTCCGACGGCGTGCACCCGACCGACGCCGGACACCAGTACATGGCGGATAAAATCGCTCCGCTCATCGCGGCACAACTGCCTGTCCGCTTATGA